The genomic segment tgctctctctctcccaacaataacaaaataaacattaaaaaaaaaaagaggataataTTAAGAAATCtttaaacattttcagaaagGAGCTTGCCACGTTCTGCCAGCTAACGTGCCCTTTTCACAGGCGTAACGAGTGTCCCCTCAGCTGGGCATCTGTGATGGCCTCACTCAGCTCCTGGCTCTCCTGCgggcatttgggtggtttctgTCTTGCGGTGGAGGAGGCAGTGGGGCAGGTGTTTGCTGTTAGGAACAGCAGTGTGTAAATCCCATGGGGCCAAAGTTTCCAGTCTCTTTTGGGTTTCACCTTGCCTCATCTTCCTGGAAAGGAGATGGCGGGGTTGGGCTGGGGGCTGATCTGAGAAGTCCCTGAACCTCCAGGTTGACCTTGAGAGAGATTAAGCCAAATCTCTCCCTGTCAGCGTCAGCCTGAAGGTCTGTGTCACCCTGTGAGTGTGCCGGCGTGGGTGGCTTTTGCACTGCGTTTGTTTGGGGCTGATGAGTAGGTGTGTGCTCACAGGTAATGCGGTTTTTTAAACTCGCATCTCTTCAGTGGAGCAGAACTGCATATGTGGTGTTGGTTTGCCTTGCATCTCATGTGATTCTGGGGGTTTGGTAATTATCACTGTCTGATAGGAGCAAAGTGGTTCTCTGCCGTAGTTCTCTCATGTGCTTTTTTACTGTGGCCACTTTTGAGGCCAATTTTGAGGCCTCCTGCACACCCCAAACTGACCATGGGAATCAACCCCATTGCCCCTAAGGGCCTCAGTTCTTCGCTTTGTCACCTTCGGATTTCCTGTCCTCCCCCACTACCTTCCCAGCCTGCTCTGACCTGCTTCTGCCAGCCTTCTGAAGGGTGCAGGTGCAGGAATAGGGAGGCAATGGGGCATAATGGCAGCTGCCTGGCAGGGGCTCGGACTCCATTCAGAGGGGACCCCGCCTTcaaggctgggggcaggggtgaccTCCTTAAGTCACACATCCCCAGTAGAGACTCCAGTAGGGAGAATGAAGCAttttgcggggtgggggtggggggtggggggctgtcacTGGAGCCGCCTGGGTCCAGGGCAGCAGTGGGTGGGCAGCTGGGACTGTGGTTCTGGGCCTTAGGATGGTGCCCAGAGGAACGACAGGTTGGGGATGTGGTTCTGGCAGCCGCTGAGCTGCTGGATGACCTGTCCGTGAGAACTAGTCAAGTCCAGGACATGTGACCTGAGCCTCCAAATGGAATTTTTCAACCTGTAGGGAAAGGCCTGTGGTGTCAGGATTGTCCCAAGTCCCCGCGGACACAGGTGGTTTGACCTCTGCCCACAGCACCGTTCTGAAGGAGtgttctatttctccttttgtggGAAGCCCGGACTTGCAGACTGTAGCAATTAACCCAGACCAGAGGACAGAGCACCGAGAAGCCATGTGACCAGGCCACTGCCCCTTGGGGGAAAAGACTCAAGGGCAGTTGCCATCAGCCCTGGGTGATGACTGAGGGGTGGCATGGGGTGGGATGAGGGTAGGAGGGCTGGCACCAGAGCCCACCTTCCTTCAGGCCAAGAGGAACCCCGTAACTGCAGCAAGCACGGCTGTGGGGCGCATGTAGCCTAACATCTAATTCCCAAACCCATCCTGTGTGTGTTTCAACTCAGGCTGCTCTCCAGTCTGTGCTAAGCAGTCAATGAAATATCATTCCTACACCATTCATTTTTGACTACGTCAAaaagttgtaagaaaaaaaaatggaaaggaggaaaaagccAAACCATTGCATTGGCCGGGAATCGAACCCGGGCCTCCCGCGTGGCAGGCGAGAATTCTACCACTGAACCACCAATGCTGCTGTGAAGAACTGTTTGCCGCGGAGACTCAGGTGGTCAGCCACAGGCTTCGGCACTTTGCTCTCCGTCAACGTTTCCGTCCGGTCCGAGGGGGCGGAGCTCTCCAGCCAATCCAAAAGGATCCAGAAGAGAGAATTTTCCCTGAGCAGTGGCGCCCAGTGGAGACGCATCAGCTTCAGTTCTGTCCTAGCGTCCTAGCCCCCAAGTCCCCAAGCCCCCAAGCCCTCCCGCTGGCTGGTTCCAAGCCCTCCCGAGGCTGCGCTGGGCGCTGGGCGCGGGACCCCCACCCACCTCTAGCCCGACCCCCGGGGCTGCGCACGTGCCCTCCTGGCGCGCTGCTgtcactttctcctttctccaaggATGATCCTCCCACCACCGGAATCAGCAATCGGCATCCCTGCTGTGTCCAGGCCGCCCGTCCAGATCTCCTGAAGCCAGAAAGCGGAGGCGAGGATGGCCGGAAATTTCACTAACCGGCCTGTGGGGCGTCTCAGGATGAAGGGGAACTCCCTCCCCTCGCCCCCAACGTCCTCCATTCTGACCCAGTAGCCTTACAGGCCTCGCCCCTCGTGGGCTGGGCCTGAGCTGGGGACGCACAGCAACAGAAAGTTGTTTTAGAAGCTGTATTGCCCCCGCGTGCATCCCCTCCCCTGATCCTTATCCCCTGTTCCAGCCCCGGGTGCAGATGGCACCCGAAGCTCCTGTAGCTGTGTCCCCACAGAGCCTCCCTGCCCAGTCAGGTGCTTAATTCTCTTTGCACCCATCTCCACATCCCTCCTAGGCACCAATTCCCTGCCTGGAGATGCATGGTACgtgagagaagggggaaaggccAGGCAACGAGAGTCTGGGACTTTCCAGACTCCTGCTCTCTCCCAAGGACTGGAGCAAAGAGGAAGGCGGCCTGGCCACAGCCTTAATCCTGCCTGGCTGGCCCTGCCAGTCAGTGCTGGGCCACATCCTGGCAATCCCAACCAAGGATTAAAGGCTCTCACACCCCCCACTGTGGCTTTGGGCCCTGACTTAACTCTTTCCTTTCATCCTTTGCCAGACTACGATCCAGAACATCAGCTGTTCCTGGGTCAGGCAGAGGAACTTTTGGAAAGCCCTGATCTGGCCGGCCAGAAGGCTGCAGGCGATTGACCCCTCCTGCCCACCGGGGCCACCTGACAGATACCCCTTATTAGAGGCCAGACACGGGGAAGCTGGTTTGCTGTGTTCTCTCAAAATGGCCTTGGTCAAGTCCCTAAGGCCTCTTCCAATGGAGAATTCTGGGATTCTAAGGAAAAGTTGcacacctcagtttcttcaagttAAATGGGTCTGGGAAAGGACTCTGGCCATGGAGAGTGaccccttccccatttgtctCTGTTGCAGCAGCAGTAACTATGACCTGGACTACAAGCTGTACAGGGAAGATGTCCCCTACCGGTAGGTGGGTCTTGCCCCGTTGGTCCTCTGGGTAAACAGGTGGGGCTGGTTGGCCTGACTCCCTCTCTATCCTGTCCCAGTAGTGTGTATGAATGCCAAAGAATCCCTCCACTCATTAACCGAGTGCCTGTCAAGATCCGGAGGACCCAGGTGGGCATGGGGATCAAGAGCAGCTGCAGTCCCCACAAGGGCCCCAGGAAGAGCCACCTGCCCCAAGAGCAAATAAAGCGTGAGTGAAGGGGCAGAGCCTTCACCTACAGGGCTAGGAAAGAGCTGGGAGGACCTCGGCAGTGAGGGCAGGCCCGGGAGCATGGGCAGCCATGCCCTCTGCCTCCTGGGCCGTGGGACACCAGCTCCGGCCCCTCTCCACACAGTCCAGACCGAGGAGCTGCACTCCATCAGGGGGGAGCTAAGCCAGATCAAAGCCCAGGTGGACCGTCTGTTGGAGACTCTGGAGCGCATGGACAAGCAGAGGGACCAGCTTCTGGGTCAAGCACCTCCAACTGGGGGCCCAGCCTGCACTCCAAGTGAGCTCCAGCTTTGCCCACTGCTGAAGGTGCCGGGGGGCATGGCACCTGGCATCCTGCGTTCCATCTGCAgggctccttcctgccctccccagggTCTGGTTGTCCCCATGGCTGAAGACCCTATGGCTTCAAGGTTGTTCTAGGACCTTCCCCCCACCACTCAGCAGCTGTCTGGGGGCAGAGCAGTGTCCCAGTCCACCCCCATCTTGTCGTCTCAAGCCCTAGGCACCCTAGATCAGTGCCGGGCACCAAGCAGCCTCTCTGAGATCAGCCGGGACCTCCAAACCTGGCCACTAACTGGCGACTGTCCCTGAACAGGGTCAGAGGCCAGTGAAGAAAACAGGGCCCTGGTGAGTAAGAGATCCTCATGCAGAAACACTGAAGCCAAGCAGGAGCCCAGGGGCCAGAGGCCCCATCCAGAAGCAGACAGCCCCGAGGACAGCACAGACCCAGAGGAGGCAGTGAGTGGCCCGGCACCTCCCCTCATCCTCACCCTCCCTGCGTTTGAGTCCTTGTGGCCTCCCTGTGAACAAGGGAGAGACTCGGGTTTGTGCGGGAGCCCACAGTGGTGGTTGAGGGGAGACACAGGACTTCTACCGCAGGCAAGCCCCAGAACGTGGGCCCTGCACTGCGTTGTCTCCCACTCTCAACTCGGGCTTGATGAGCTCAGCTGGACTAGGGGCCACAGCCAGGCAGCTGGGCCAGTTCTGGGCTGAAATACCATCTTCTCCAGGAAGCCGGGAGGCGGGCTTTGAGCACCACAGACATCACAGCTGTGCCTCATGGCCCCACATCCCTTGCCTGAGTACCACCTGGCAAGCTTGTTAAAACCGATTTCTGCCTTTTCCCTGCCCCCACATCTTATATTGTACCGTGCTCCCCCGGGAAGCTGTGGCACATGGACCTTCCCGGATGGAGAACATCCAACCTGAGTCTGATAAGAGCCCTTCGTGCAACATCAAAGGGCCCAAATGTTCCCTGACCTACCATATCCTCCTCCCTTATTGGTAGTCCCTGAGATAGGTCGAGCCCCGGGTTTGTTTGGGCCATCTCAACAGGGCCCAGGATGCCGGTGGAGGGGCTGGCAGTAATGAACTTCCCTTGCTCCACCTGTCCAGCTTTGCCCCTCCAACTGCTGGGCTCTAGAGGGCCATTACTATTGCCCAGGCCTGAGTCACATCTGGGGAAAGACTGGGCTAGAGGACGGGAATGTTTGTTTTGTCTAGGGGTTCTGGGTTCCCAGGCCTCTAGAAGAATCTTGAGGAGCACTGAGCTGCCCAAGCTGCCCAGAAAGagatgtgggggtgaggggagatgtTGGCAGACAGACCTCCCCTTCCCACACACCCCATGGCTCTCACTCCTCCTGGCCAGAGTCCTGCTTCTGTCTTTCTACAGGTGAAGAATCATGCATCAGACCAGGAGGGCAGTCAGTAGAAGAGTGGAACCCCTCCCGGCTCCTTCCCAGGCTTCCTTCCTTGCCTCGTATGATTTTTGGAAGGCGTCCTGGTGGCACCTGTGCAACCAGAGGCACCCATTTTGGAAGGAGGACAATGAAGTGGAGGCGTGGCTCAGCCGCACCAGCAGGGAAGCCTCTCCGTAATGGTGGCTTTTGCTTTGGAGGCCAAGCTTCCAGACAGTCGGGGGGCTGAGAGGGAGGCCTGCAACTGCCTAGCACATACTCGCCATCCTCATGAGGCTGAGGCCCAGTCTTGCAAGGGGCAGCTGAACAGGCCCCTGCCTTAGGAGCGCCTCAGCCCCTCTGACTGCAAGCACTGCTTTGGCTGcttttccctcctctccaggTCCTGCCAGTTCCAAGTGTGGAGCGTCCTGCAGCCACCAGCCCCGCTTTCCCAGTTCCAGTGATGCACAGCAAGATCCACTCAAGTTCTACAGTCCCTTCCGGTCTTTAAGCTCCTCGGTGTGTGTCCCACATAACCCACCTTTGGTTCCAGACTGCCCACCCACCCGATAAAGCCCTCATTCAGAATAGGGGTATCATTTTTATGTCCTGTTTCTATCGTGTCTCTCGCTTGACACTGTGTATTTCAGACCTGCTCTGGAAATGCTGTAAtgtcaaaggggaaaaataaaatttgtattttctccctGGTCAGGGGTTCTTGGTATGGTCTCCAAGCTTCATTCTGGTCCTTTGGCTGCCTTAGGTCAAGCCTTCCGGGAGAAGCTGAGCAAGCCCCGGACACACGCACATTCAGAAGCTCCTACCAAGCCAGGGCACAGGAGCCACACAGGGAAGATGCCACTCTTGTGGTCACTCAGCTAGGCCAGCTCTGCCATATGGAATAATGGCCAGGCTGCACCTGGTCTCCCAACATCCAGAAGCTCTTACTCCTGGCAGTTTATCCGCCATCTCCCAGGAGGCAAGACTAGACGATAACAAAGCCAGCCTGGACCCCTACTTCTTACCAGCAGTGCAGGAGGCCTCCGGCTGTGCTGCTCTGCACACGGCCAAGGAAAGGTGGGATCTGGCTTCCACCCAGAGCCAAACCCCTTTCTGCTACCCACCCCTGAGCTTTGGTCTTGCCCAGCACCAAACCAGAGGCCAGAGAGTGCACCCAGAGTGCTCCTGGGGCCACACAACCCTCCCTACTCGTGCCACACCTCGGCAGCGGCCGCTATGGTGCTCAAAGGGGCAGCCTCTCCTTCTTCAAAGCACATTTCCCCACACCAACCCCAGCACCTCCTTCACCTTCAGCCGGTCTCTTCTGCATATGTTGCTCTAAGGAACAGGACACCTTTATGACAATGCTGTCCCAAGCCCTTGACACCAGGGGCCCAAGACCACATTACATGCTCAGGAGAGCCTTGCTCCGTTAAGTCCGCCACTGACAAGAAGCACAACAGAAGACTTTTTCAGATATAAAGGAATTTGTTTTAGCTCAGATATAAATGACAAGGCACAGCCCTCTGTCCACTCTCTCAAGAGCAGGCCAATTCTATAAAAGGAAGTCACTAGCTGGCCTGCTTAGGGTCCATCCCTGACAAGACA from the Prionailurus viverrinus isolate Anna chromosome E2, UM_Priviv_1.0, whole genome shotgun sequence genome contains:
- the LOC125153313 gene encoding heterogeneous nuclear ribonucleoproteins C1/C2-like isoform X2 encodes the protein MALVKSLRPLPMENSGILRKSCTPQFLQVKWVWERTLAMESDPFPICLCCSSSNYDLDYKLYREDVPYRVYECQRIPPLINRVPVKIRRTQVGMGIKSSCSPHKGPRKSHLPQEQIKLQTEELHSIRGELSQIKAQVDRLLETLERMDKQRDQLLGQAPPTGGPACTPRSEASEENRALVSKRSSCRNTEAKQEPRGQRPHPEADSPEDSTDPEEAVSGPAPPLILTLPAFESLWPPCEQGRDSGLCGSPQWWLRGDTGLLPQASPRTWALHCVVSHSQLGLDELSWTRGHSQAAGPVLG
- the LOC125153313 gene encoding heterogeneous nuclear ribonucleoproteins C1/C2-like isoform X3 encodes the protein MALVKSLRPLPMENSGILRKSCTPQFLQVKWVWERTLAMESDPFPICLCCSSSNYDLDYKLYREDVPYRSVYECQRIPPLINRVPVKIRRTQVGMGIKSSCSPHKGPRKSHLPQEQIKLQTEELHSIRGELSQIKAQVDRLLETLERMDKQRDQLLGQAPPTGGPACTPRSEASEENRALVSKRSSCRNTEAKQEPRGQRPHPEADSPEDSTDPEEAVKNHASDQEGSQ
- the LOC125153313 gene encoding heterogeneous nuclear ribonucleoproteins C1/C2-like isoform X1, yielding MALVKSLRPLPMENSGILRKSCTPQFLQVKWVWERTLAMESDPFPICLCCSSSNYDLDYKLYREDVPYRSVYECQRIPPLINRVPVKIRRTQVGMGIKSSCSPHKGPRKSHLPQEQIKLQTEELHSIRGELSQIKAQVDRLLETLERMDKQRDQLLGQAPPTGGPACTPRSEASEENRALVSKRSSCRNTEAKQEPRGQRPHPEADSPEDSTDPEEAVSGPAPPLILTLPAFESLWPPCEQGRDSGLCGSPQWWLRGDTGLLPQASPRTWALHCVVSHSQLGLDELSWTRGHSQAAGPVLG